In the genome of Bradyrhizobium sp. CIAT3101, one region contains:
- a CDS encoding winged helix-turn-helix domain-containing protein produces the protein MDILRLLISRAGEVVPKNEILAFAWSGLAVEEISLRVHVAELRKVLGDGKDGARYITNIPSRGYCFVATVERGEIRPASKPAPQVAGSVASPLSLPHRLDRMIGREDVLPELASRLLSERFVTLRRPGGIGKSTVAIALAHEMWETFEGSVHFLDLGPLKDAALVASTLAAALGLVVHHSDPTGSVVSFLRGRRLLLILDSCEHVIDEVARLAETIHREAPGVSLLATSRESLLVEGEQIFELVPLPGPPQGAGLSANEMVNYPAARLFMERAAAAGHRSDVPDEDAEILAEICGKLDGIALAIELAAARVGVYGLREMAALLDSRLKLEWRGRRTAPPRQQTLGATLDWSFGLIGEAERIVLQRLAVFAGSFTLQDAIAVAAAENEPVERVVDALEQLVAKSLVSTRPEGASRRYRLLDATRVYALQKLVEAGEAQAVARRHAGYVQRSLEASMMEVAGGDQASRSQSRASLLADARAALEWSYANDLGADLRVLLAGSCARLFVELNLLNEARLWSQRALAMLDDTSRGSRWELELQSALGHAFMFTERNSEQAESALKHGLEIADALGDHANKFRLLSRLNMFYRRTGDFRHLVPIALEAERVARLIGDTAGIAGSKALVGVSYHLVGNQTEAQAHLDEGVRDDAALRGAQPGHFAYSRTPQIPLARVLWLRGFPDRAVECVRPLVGAAAPRDVVMHCIALCWSASVFGWVGDWATVEALTGRLATHAGMHGLAPYEAVAAGFRAQTMIARGNVREGIDLLRTALPRLHADRYELYASAFIAELSQGLAALGQSAEGRAVLQEMIARIGPEGAAFDMPELLRLRGELEARGDELDAAEASFAASIAMAERQGALSWRLRSEMSLARLRRRQGVRNPLDDLAKTHARFSEGFETADLRAARAMLDEG, from the coding sequence ATGGACATCTTGCGCCTGCTGATAAGCCGGGCCGGCGAGGTCGTGCCGAAGAACGAAATTCTGGCTTTTGCCTGGTCCGGTCTGGCCGTCGAGGAGATCAGCCTGCGGGTCCACGTCGCCGAGCTTCGAAAGGTTCTGGGCGACGGCAAGGACGGCGCTCGCTACATCACGAACATCCCGAGCCGCGGCTATTGCTTCGTCGCGACGGTGGAACGTGGCGAGATCCGGCCGGCGTCGAAGCCTGCGCCGCAGGTTGCCGGAAGCGTGGCGTCGCCCTTGTCCTTGCCCCATCGCCTGGACAGGATGATCGGCCGGGAGGACGTGCTGCCGGAGCTGGCATCGCGCCTGCTCAGTGAGCGCTTCGTCACGCTCAGGCGCCCCGGCGGCATCGGCAAGAGCACTGTCGCGATCGCACTGGCGCACGAGATGTGGGAGACGTTCGAGGGCAGCGTCCATTTTCTCGACCTCGGCCCTTTGAAGGACGCGGCGCTCGTCGCCAGCACTTTGGCCGCCGCGCTGGGTCTCGTCGTCCATCATTCCGATCCGACCGGCAGTGTCGTCAGCTTTCTGCGCGGCCGCCGCCTGCTGCTGATCCTCGACAGTTGCGAGCATGTGATCGACGAGGTCGCACGCCTCGCAGAGACCATTCACCGCGAGGCTCCGGGCGTCAGCCTTCTCGCGACCAGCCGCGAGTCGCTGTTGGTGGAAGGCGAACAGATATTCGAGCTCGTTCCGCTGCCGGGCCCGCCGCAGGGGGCCGGTCTCAGCGCAAACGAAATGGTGAATTATCCGGCGGCACGCCTGTTCATGGAGCGCGCCGCCGCGGCCGGTCACAGGTCCGACGTCCCCGATGAGGACGCGGAGATCCTTGCTGAGATCTGCGGCAAGCTGGATGGCATTGCCCTCGCGATCGAGCTCGCCGCCGCGCGCGTGGGTGTGTACGGGTTGCGGGAGATGGCTGCGCTGCTCGACAGTCGTTTGAAGCTCGAATGGCGCGGCCGGCGCACGGCGCCGCCGCGGCAACAGACCCTCGGCGCGACGCTTGACTGGAGTTTTGGTCTGATCGGGGAGGCCGAGCGGATCGTGCTTCAGCGCCTCGCCGTCTTTGCAGGCTCCTTCACGCTTCAGGACGCGATCGCGGTCGCGGCCGCCGAGAACGAGCCGGTCGAACGTGTCGTCGATGCGCTGGAGCAACTGGTGGCCAAGTCGCTGGTGTCGACACGGCCGGAGGGCGCTTCGCGCCGCTACCGCCTGCTCGACGCCACGCGCGTGTATGCTCTCCAGAAGCTGGTCGAAGCCGGCGAGGCGCAAGCGGTTGCACGCCGGCATGCCGGCTACGTTCAGCGCTCGCTGGAAGCCAGCATGATGGAGGTGGCGGGCGGCGATCAGGCCTCGCGTTCGCAAAGCCGCGCGAGCCTGCTCGCCGATGCCCGTGCCGCGCTGGAATGGAGCTATGCCAACGATCTTGGCGCCGATCTGCGCGTGCTGCTGGCGGGGAGTTGCGCCCGGCTGTTCGTCGAACTCAATCTGCTCAACGAGGCGCGGCTGTGGTCCCAGCGCGCGCTCGCGATGCTCGACGACACCAGCCGCGGCAGCAGATGGGAGCTCGAGCTCCAGTCCGCGCTCGGCCACGCCTTCATGTTCACCGAACGCAACAGCGAGCAGGCCGAGAGCGCGCTGAAGCACGGTCTGGAGATCGCGGATGCGCTCGGCGACCACGCCAACAAGTTCAGGCTGCTGTCGCGGCTCAACATGTTCTATCGCCGAACCGGCGATTTCCGGCATCTGGTCCCGATCGCGCTGGAGGCCGAGCGGGTCGCGCGTCTGATCGGCGATACCGCGGGCATCGCCGGCAGCAAGGCCCTTGTCGGCGTGTCCTATCATCTCGTCGGCAACCAGACCGAGGCGCAAGCCCATTTGGACGAGGGCGTGCGCGACGACGCGGCGCTGCGCGGGGCGCAACCTGGACATTTTGCCTATTCGCGCACGCCGCAGATTCCATTGGCGCGGGTGCTGTGGTTGCGCGGCTTCCCCGACCGTGCGGTGGAATGCGTCCGTCCGCTCGTCGGCGCGGCTGCGCCACGCGACGTCGTGATGCATTGTATTGCGCTGTGCTGGTCGGCCTCGGTGTTTGGCTGGGTCGGCGACTGGGCCACCGTCGAGGCGTTGACCGGGCGGCTCGCGACGCATGCCGGCATGCATGGGCTCGCGCCTTACGAGGCCGTCGCGGCCGGCTTTCGGGCCCAGACCATGATCGCCCGCGGCAATGTGAGGGAGGGGATCGACTTGCTGCGAACCGCGCTGCCACGCCTGCACGCGGATCGTTACGAACTCTACGCATCGGCCTTCATTGCGGAACTGTCGCAGGGGCTGGCTGCGCTCGGTCAATCGGCGGAGGGACGTGCTGTCCTGCAAGAGATGATCGCTCGCATCGGGCCCGAGGGCGCGGCTTTCGACATGCCGGAGCTCCTGCGCCTGCGCGGCGAGCTTGAGGCGCGCGGTGACGAACTGGACGCTGCAGAAGCAAGTTTTGCCGCGTCGATTGCGATGGCCGAGCGGCAGGGGGCCCTGTCCTGGCGGTTGCGAAGTGAGATGTCGTTGGCGCGGCTGCGGCGTCGTCAAGGCGTTCGAAATCCGCTCGACGATCTCGCCAAAACCCACGCGCGCTTCTCGGAAGGATTTGAGACCGCCGATTTAAGAGCGGCGCGGGCGATGCTGGACGAGGGCTGA
- a CDS encoding AraC family transcriptional regulator, whose amino-acid sequence MLTELHETHARIDLPAGPRDHEGPHVAQAIAREAKWRQIVCSGQAALDDVTISRWDDPREASWHAATTPSDRYFVGIALKTTRAILTRERRIIFDGTMPSGTLYVSAPSRQLSAQFQAPCAFLHVHISAEHFPTRWAQGAAEGLDDLVLLRDPLAAGLAKALAEQGDAAGYRFAHCIGQILAMHLARPELPRAKVNALPKWRLRRVEQHIAAHFERSISLSELANVAGLSRMHFAAQFRAATGYRPREYLLNHRIEHAKSLLTTTQRPLAEIALAVGFSTQAHFSTVFKRISGQTPARWRAAARNERPEPESLPRRRLSPDKDWVISGPYANAL is encoded by the coding sequence ATGCTGACCGAATTGCACGAGACCCACGCCCGGATCGATCTCCCGGCCGGCCCGAGAGATCACGAAGGACCTCACGTGGCGCAGGCAATCGCCCGGGAAGCCAAGTGGCGTCAGATCGTTTGCAGCGGGCAGGCTGCCCTGGACGATGTCACGATCTCGCGATGGGACGACCCACGGGAGGCCTCGTGGCACGCAGCGACGACGCCGTCCGACCGATATTTCGTCGGCATAGCGTTGAAGACGACGCGTGCCATCCTGACCAGGGAGCGCCGGATCATCTTCGACGGCACCATGCCGTCAGGGACCCTGTACGTCAGCGCACCGTCGAGACAGCTGAGCGCCCAATTCCAGGCGCCCTGCGCTTTCCTGCACGTCCACATCTCTGCGGAGCATTTCCCGACACGATGGGCGCAGGGAGCAGCTGAAGGGCTCGACGACCTCGTTCTGTTGCGCGATCCGCTCGCCGCGGGCCTTGCCAAGGCGCTCGCCGAGCAAGGCGACGCCGCCGGTTACCGATTTGCCCATTGCATTGGCCAGATTCTCGCCATGCATCTGGCCCGGCCGGAATTGCCGCGCGCCAAGGTCAATGCTCTGCCGAAATGGCGCCTGCGGCGCGTCGAGCAACATATCGCCGCTCATTTCGAACGCAGTATCAGCCTGTCCGAGCTCGCCAATGTTGCGGGTCTCTCGAGGATGCATTTCGCCGCACAGTTCCGTGCAGCGACCGGATACCGTCCTCGCGAATACCTGCTCAATCATCGAATCGAGCATGCAAAGTCGCTGCTGACGACGACGCAGCGCCCGCTGGCCGAGATCGCACTTGCCGTCGGGTTCAGCACCCAGGCGCATTTCTCGACCGTGTTCAAGCGCATCAGCGGCCAGACGCCGGCGCGATGGCGCGCCGCCGCCAGGAACGAACGGCCCGAGCCTGAAAGCCTGCCGCGGCGCAGGCTTTCGCCGGACAAGGATTGGGTCATCAGTGGACCTTACGCAAATGCGCTGTGA
- a CDS encoding alpha/beta hydrolase: MNIPTLLTLSATLVGMALPASAQDLRSSRRSISYHTVDVQGLKIFYREAGPADAPTVLLLHGFPSSSRMWEPLLPLLADKYHLIAPDYPGFGNSSAPPPSGFDYTFDNIAGVIGELTGKLGLSNYVLFMQDYGGPVGFRMALAHPERVRAIVIQNAVSHEQGLSPLWAARRKYWADPAHELEALKANFTSLEATRQRHLGASPRPERYDPDTWTDEYAFLTRPGQPEIQTTLFLDYRTNVASYPKWQEWLRKTKPPTLVVWGKYDPSFTVAGATAYRDDVPDAEVHILEAGHFALDEATDEIASLVRDFLARLDGH, translated from the coding sequence ATGAACATCCCGACCTTGCTCACCCTCTCGGCCACTCTTGTCGGCATGGCGCTGCCCGCCTCTGCCCAAGACCTGCGGTCCAGCCGGCGCTCGATCAGCTATCACACGGTCGACGTCCAGGGCCTCAAGATCTTCTATCGCGAGGCCGGGCCGGCGGATGCACCGACCGTGCTGCTGCTTCACGGCTTTCCCTCCTCCTCGCGGATGTGGGAGCCGTTGCTGCCGCTGCTTGCGGACAAGTACCATCTCATCGCGCCCGATTATCCCGGCTTCGGCAACAGCAGCGCACCGCCACCATCTGGTTTCGACTACACGTTCGACAACATCGCCGGTGTGATCGGCGAGCTGACGGGCAAGCTTGGCCTGAGCAATTACGTCCTGTTCATGCAGGACTACGGCGGTCCTGTCGGCTTCCGGATGGCGCTGGCGCACCCCGAACGCGTCCGCGCCATCGTCATCCAGAATGCGGTGTCGCATGAGCAAGGCCTCAGCCCGCTCTGGGCTGCGCGGCGGAAATACTGGGCCGATCCGGCGCACGAGCTCGAAGCGCTCAAAGCCAACTTTACGTCCCTCGAAGCGACGCGGCAGCGGCACCTCGGCGCGAGCCCGCGCCCGGAGCGCTACGACCCCGACACCTGGACCGACGAATATGCGTTCCTGACCCGTCCCGGACAGCCGGAAATCCAGACCACGCTGTTCCTCGATTATCGCACCAATGTCGCGTCCTATCCGAAGTGGCAGGAGTGGCTGCGCAAGACCAAGCCGCCGACGCTGGTCGTCTGGGGTAAATATGATCCGTCTTTCACCGTTGCCGGCGCCACCGCCTATCGCGACGACGTGCCCGATGCCGAGGTTCATATCCTGGAAGCCGGCCATTTCGCGCTGGACGAGGCAACCGATGAGATCGCGTCGCTCGTCCGCGACTTCCTGGCGCGGCTCGACGGCCATTAG